Proteins from one Shewanella pealeana ATCC 700345 genomic window:
- a CDS encoding nucleoside recognition domain-containing protein, whose amino-acid sequence MLNKIWFGFFATALVAILAQLFTGNTQVLSGSVTAIFSSSKLAAEIALGLVGVLSLWMGLMRVGEKAGVVAVFSKMFEPLLSKLMPEVPRGHPAFGSVTMNLTANMLGLDNAATPLGLKAMQDLQSLNPNKSVATNAQILFLVLNTSSITLVPVTVFLYRAQQGAAAPADIFLSILLATTASTLAGLTLVALVQRLSLMNAVVLGYAGIILSSIIGLVFYLSTLTVAAIGEVSTGLGNGILLLLIFSFVLVAGMRKVAVYDEFIEGAKEGFAQSIKLIPYLLAMLLAIALLRASGALDYLLQLIAGLVALAGGDVRFVDAMPTAIMKPFSGSGARAMMLETMQHYGVDSFAGRLAAILQGSTETTFYVLAVYFGAVGIRNGRHALACGLFADLAGIIAAIVVCYQFYG is encoded by the coding sequence GTGCTAAATAAGATCTGGTTTGGCTTTTTTGCTACGGCATTAGTTGCAATTTTAGCGCAACTGTTCACGGGCAATACTCAAGTGCTCAGTGGCAGTGTCACCGCCATTTTTTCAAGTTCAAAATTGGCAGCAGAAATCGCCTTAGGCTTAGTCGGCGTACTATCCCTTTGGATGGGGCTGATGCGTGTCGGAGAAAAAGCAGGTGTAGTGGCTGTCTTTTCAAAAATGTTTGAGCCATTACTGTCTAAACTCATGCCGGAGGTACCCAGAGGACATCCTGCCTTTGGTAGCGTCACCATGAACCTGACTGCGAACATGTTAGGGTTAGATAATGCCGCTACACCACTTGGGCTCAAGGCTATGCAAGATTTGCAAAGCTTAAATCCAAATAAAAGCGTAGCGACGAATGCACAAATTTTGTTTCTGGTATTAAATACTTCTTCAATTACCTTAGTGCCCGTTACTGTTTTTTTATACCGTGCTCAGCAAGGCGCAGCAGCGCCAGCGGATATTTTCTTATCAATCTTGCTTGCCACGACAGCTTCTACGCTCGCTGGGTTAACCTTAGTGGCTTTAGTGCAGAGATTGTCACTAATGAATGCCGTGGTGCTAGGGTATGCTGGGATCATTTTATCGTCCATCATAGGGCTAGTTTTTTACTTAAGCACTTTGACGGTAGCGGCAATAGGCGAGGTTAGTACCGGTCTTGGCAATGGTATATTGCTTCTACTGATCTTCAGCTTTGTTCTAGTGGCTGGCATGAGAAAAGTGGCAGTGTACGATGAGTTTATTGAAGGTGCGAAGGAGGGGTTTGCACAATCGATAAAGCTTATCCCGTATTTACTTGCGATGTTGCTCGCAATTGCACTGTTAAGAGCTTCAGGAGCATTAGATTACCTTTTGCAGCTGATAGCTGGCTTAGTGGCATTAGCAGGGGGAGATGTCCGTTTTGTCGATGCCATGCCGACGGCAATTATGAAGCCATTCAGTGGTTCTGGAGCCAGAGCCATGATGCTTGAAACCATGCAGCATTATGGTGTTGACTCATTTGCTGGGCGCTTAGCCGCAATATTGCAGGGTAGCACTGAGACAACCTTTTATGTATTAGCGGTTTATTTTGGAGCGGTAGGGATTCGTAATGGCAGACATGCATTAGCATGTGGTTTATTTGCTGATCTAGCGGGGATCATCGCAGCGATAGTCGTCTGTTATCAATTCTATGGTTAA
- a CDS encoding PqiB family protein, with amino-acid sequence MTQVQTPKIVKKKLFSPIWLLPIIALALGAWLGVKSIRESGVEVTIHFPSATGMDIGKTLVKYQGLTVGKVVDMSIDKDLKGVDVSVIMDYRAAPFVNEGTKFWLVKPKATITGVEGLDTLFSGNYISILPGEGDSSSFFEAETTAPVITPGVEGLIVHITTKKLGSLDVGSPVFYRQIPVGQIVGYHLESSDQILVTAFIQQQYAQLVKVNSQFWNVSGISIDASLSGIKVSSESLASILAGGISFSSDDDSESAKNKHEFTLYDNQDDALGGVMFTLKASGNEAVSQNAPIVYRGIKIGQVIQKTLSEDGITLAAKIDGVYQELLTETADFWLEGADISLSGIKHPERLITGSVINFIPGNGAAKQEYTLLTQAPEPKNLNKLLLTLHSDSNPGVSAGAEIRYKQIKIGQVLSSELNSALTQVEYQIEIEPDFIGLVSTNSHFVAESALAIDASLEGVQVKTRDLNTLTSGALSLVRGSSKALATSESALRVFATSDEAKSYYASYNLIKKRLLSQDGADLAAGSPIYYKKMQIGQVTGVQWQASDNNFAIDMAIERTFNSLLNDKTVFWRNSAVSINASLSGVEVEVAPLKAALKGGISLGLIEGKQTAENSYLYDSRFLALSQAKPISLTFPASVKLATKAPIRYLGHKVGEVDSVTLTQDLKQLNVSAYLYGEYAANFNQQDASYSIIDADISLAGIKAPETLLTGPYIEVFPGQSAKKASSFVGQIEKPFHNLDNALTFKLSKSNLGSIKAGTAIFFRGVRIGQVDNYQLSQQGTGIIMHAHVEGKYKHLINQSSVFWDLSGVKVDLGLFSGAQIETGSLETILAGGIGVATEEVTLPTNAIMKQHTFALKPEVDSKWLSWTPVQKAQPD; translated from the coding sequence ATGACTCAAGTACAAACGCCTAAAATCGTAAAGAAAAAACTATTTTCACCGATTTGGTTACTCCCCATTATCGCGCTTGCATTAGGCGCTTGGCTCGGTGTGAAAAGCATACGAGAATCAGGCGTTGAGGTAACGATTCATTTCCCTAGCGCAACTGGAATGGACATAGGTAAGACACTGGTAAAATATCAGGGACTTACTGTAGGTAAAGTCGTCGATATGAGTATCGATAAAGACCTAAAAGGCGTAGACGTCAGTGTCATCATGGACTACCGCGCTGCGCCATTTGTTAATGAGGGTACTAAGTTTTGGTTAGTTAAACCTAAAGCCACCATCACTGGTGTTGAAGGATTAGATACCCTGTTCTCTGGTAATTATATTAGTATCTTACCCGGTGAAGGTGACTCAAGCTCTTTTTTTGAAGCCGAAACGACTGCTCCAGTCATCACTCCCGGTGTCGAAGGACTAATTGTTCACATCACGACAAAGAAGTTAGGCTCATTAGATGTAGGCTCTCCGGTATTTTATCGACAAATCCCAGTTGGGCAGATAGTAGGCTACCATCTTGAAAGTTCTGATCAGATTTTAGTAACAGCCTTTATTCAGCAGCAATATGCTCAGCTCGTAAAAGTTAACTCTCAATTTTGGAATGTATCTGGGATCAGTATCGATGCGTCTCTTTCAGGCATAAAAGTCAGCAGTGAGAGCCTTGCATCCATTCTTGCTGGCGGGATAAGTTTCAGCTCAGATGATGATTCAGAGTCTGCGAAAAATAAACACGAGTTCACTCTTTATGATAATCAAGATGACGCTTTAGGCGGAGTTATGTTTACCCTCAAAGCGAGCGGTAATGAAGCGGTTTCTCAAAACGCTCCTATTGTCTATAGAGGGATCAAGATTGGACAGGTAATCCAAAAGACTCTCTCTGAAGACGGTATTACATTAGCAGCGAAAATCGATGGGGTTTATCAAGAGCTACTCACCGAAACCGCCGATTTCTGGCTCGAGGGTGCCGATATTTCACTTTCAGGGATCAAGCACCCAGAGCGTTTAATCACTGGTAGCGTGATTAACTTTATACCAGGTAATGGTGCCGCTAAGCAGGAATATACATTACTGACCCAGGCTCCTGAGCCTAAAAATCTTAACAAACTATTACTAACATTACATTCAGATTCGAACCCTGGCGTGAGTGCAGGTGCTGAAATTCGTTATAAACAGATAAAGATTGGACAGGTATTGTCGAGTGAACTCAATTCAGCCCTAACCCAAGTTGAATACCAGATAGAGATCGAGCCTGACTTCATTGGCTTAGTAAGCACAAATAGTCACTTCGTTGCAGAGTCTGCATTAGCAATAGATGCAAGTCTGGAGGGGGTACAGGTCAAGACCCGGGACTTGAACACCTTAACCAGCGGAGCATTAAGCCTAGTAAGAGGCTCAAGTAAAGCGTTAGCGACGAGCGAAAGTGCATTACGCGTGTTTGCAACTAGCGATGAAGCCAAGAGTTATTACGCTAGCTACAACCTCATTAAGAAGCGCCTTCTAAGTCAAGATGGAGCCGATTTAGCCGCGGGTTCGCCCATCTATTATAAGAAGATGCAAATCGGTCAGGTGACTGGCGTTCAGTGGCAAGCGTCTGACAATAACTTTGCCATCGACATGGCCATCGAGCGTACATTTAACAGCTTATTGAATGATAAAACCGTATTTTGGCGAAATAGCGCAGTATCGATAAATGCCAGTTTATCCGGTGTCGAGGTTGAAGTTGCTCCGTTGAAAGCAGCCTTGAAAGGTGGAATAAGCCTAGGCCTTATCGAGGGCAAGCAGACTGCTGAAAACAGTTATCTTTATGACTCTCGCTTCCTAGCCTTGAGTCAGGCTAAACCCATCAGTCTCACCTTCCCTGCTAGCGTTAAGTTAGCAACGAAAGCCCCCATTCGTTATCTCGGCCACAAGGTGGGTGAAGTAGATTCCGTCACCTTAACTCAAGATCTAAAACAGTTAAACGTTAGTGCTTACCTGTATGGTGAGTATGCCGCTAATTTTAACCAGCAAGATGCAAGCTACTCGATAATCGACGCAGATATCTCTTTAGCAGGCATTAAGGCGCCCGAGACTTTACTTACAGGTCCTTATATAGAAGTATTCCCAGGGCAAAGTGCAAAAAAGGCATCGAGCTTTGTCGGTCAAATCGAAAAGCCGTTCCATAATCTAGATAACGCTCTGACTTTTAAGTTGAGTAAGAGCAATTTAGGCTCTATCAAAGCCGGGACGGCCATTTTCTTTAGAGGTGTTAGAATTGGTCAAGTCGACAATTATCAACTATCTCAACAAGGTACAGGCATTATTATGCACGCCCATGTGGAGGGTAAGTACAAACACTTGATTAACCAATCTAGCGTGTTTTGGGATCTATCTGGTGTGAAGGTTGACCTTGGACTATTTTCGGGTGCTCAAATTGAAACAGGTTCTTTAGAAACCATCTTAGCAGGTGGCATAGGTGTCGCCACTGAAGAGGTGACCTTACCAACAAATGCTATAATGAAACAGCATACATTTGCGCTAAAACCAGAAGTTGACAGCAAGTGGCTTAGTTGGACACCAGTGCAAAAGGCCCAGCCTGATTAA
- a CDS encoding paraquat-inducible protein A, translating into MNDNQPATLGQDIGLTSCTTCHKVTCAKSTLCSRCNAPLTVRDYSSVQKSWALLITAMILLIPANVYPISTLTNQGRVTQDTIFSGIAHLVKTDMIPIAIILFVASILVPILKIVGLTIYLSAISFKLPISKKKLMTGFHIIEWIGRWSMLDLFVISLTVAVVNMGQLLDAKPAPAATAFALVILLTQLAAKVIDTRLLWDRLEAKDDSSTNA; encoded by the coding sequence ATGAACGATAATCAGCCCGCGACGTTAGGCCAAGATATCGGTCTCACATCTTGCACAACATGCCATAAAGTCACCTGTGCAAAATCGACTCTTTGTAGTCGCTGTAATGCGCCTCTAACCGTCAGAGACTACTCAAGCGTACAAAAGAGCTGGGCTTTGCTAATTACTGCAATGATTTTGCTGATACCCGCCAACGTTTATCCAATTTCGACACTAACAAACCAGGGAAGAGTCACTCAAGATACTATCTTTTCTGGCATCGCCCACCTAGTCAAAACTGACATGATCCCCATCGCGATTATTCTGTTTGTTGCCAGTATTTTAGTCCCCATCCTTAAGATTGTGGGGTTAACAATTTATTTATCGGCCATTAGTTTTAAATTACCTATCTCTAAAAAGAAGCTTATGACAGGCTTTCATATTATTGAATGGATAGGACGCTGGTCAATGCTTGACCTTTTCGTTATCTCACTAACCGTTGCTGTCGTTAATATGGGCCAGTTATTAGACGCCAAACCAGCCCCTGCTGCCACAGCATTCGCCTTAGTTATTTTACTCACGCAGTTAGCTGCAAAAGTCATAGATACCCGTTTACTCTGGGATAGATTGGAAGCCAAAGATGACTCAAGTACAAACGCCTAA
- a CDS encoding paraquat-inducible protein A, whose amino-acid sequence MGKDAVDNSITLCGSCDLVIRKRALPTGVRAICPRCHTALYDTPYCSINGMLALCLTAIIFFAPANLFPVLELEFLGSIRTTTVTEGALAVYHQGYWLVGIAVLTSAVIAPGMLLVSILMQILIIKYGLNSPSLRVALKHSLKIQGILTQLTMLEIFVISFLVAAFNLADFATVSFGFGTFCFTMLFIMTLFLMREYDLEHMWSFLDER is encoded by the coding sequence ATGGGAAAGGACGCGGTAGATAACAGTATTACTTTGTGTGGCTCTTGTGACTTAGTCATTAGGAAACGCGCGCTGCCTACAGGCGTACGTGCCATTTGCCCACGATGTCATACCGCTCTATATGATACGCCATACTGCTCAATAAACGGCATGTTAGCCTTGTGTTTAACAGCCATTATCTTTTTTGCTCCAGCGAATTTATTCCCCGTACTAGAACTTGAGTTCTTAGGCAGCATAAGAACCACTACTGTTACAGAGGGGGCCTTAGCCGTCTATCATCAAGGCTATTGGTTAGTGGGTATTGCAGTGTTAACCTCTGCTGTCATAGCACCCGGCATGTTACTCGTATCTATTTTGATGCAAATTTTAATCATAAAGTACGGACTTAACTCTCCTTCCTTAAGAGTTGCTCTAAAGCATTCTCTAAAGATCCAGGGCATACTAACTCAGCTCACCATGCTAGAAATTTTTGTTATTAGCTTCTTAGTCGCTGCATTTAACTTAGCCGACTTTGCCACTGTCTCTTTTGGTTTCGGCACCTTCTGCTTTACTATGCTATTTATAATGACGCTATTTTTAATGCGTGAGTATGACTTAGAACACATGTGGAGCTTTCTAGATGAACGATAA
- a CDS encoding YebG family protein — MAVITQFVVVREGVEKMTFTSKKEADAYDKMLDIADNLIPFLSKSDLDLEEKDIEKLGFFLAQNKDDLQVLLKGGSLEKKVTPKKAVKKPDSKEPK; from the coding sequence ATGGCCGTTATAACTCAATTTGTTGTCGTTAGAGAAGGGGTTGAAAAGATGACTTTTACATCGAAAAAGGAGGCTGATGCCTACGATAAGATGCTAGATATCGCTGACAACCTAATTCCATTCTTAAGTAAAAGTGACTTGGATTTAGAAGAGAAAGATATAGAAAAGCTGGGCTTCTTTCTTGCTCAAAATAAAGATGACCTGCAAGTATTGCTTAAAGGTGGCTCTCTTGAAAAAAAGGTTACCCCAAAAAAAGCGGTCAAAAAGCCTGATAGCAAAGAACCCAAATAA
- a CDS encoding GAF domain-containing protein, whose protein sequence is MVNAFYDTLNRQVLALLDGEDDTIAALANFSALLNDNLTDLNWVGFYLLKNDELVLGPFQGKVACSRIPIGKGVCGTAVATNSTQRVDDVHQFAGHIACDSASNSELVVPLRQNGTVIGVLDIDSPSLSRFSEIDQQGVETLVKSLEICLIG, encoded by the coding sequence ATGGTAAATGCTTTTTATGATACTTTGAATCGTCAGGTGCTGGCCTTACTGGATGGCGAAGATGATACGATAGCAGCATTAGCAAACTTTTCAGCACTCTTAAATGACAACCTTACCGATCTCAATTGGGTGGGGTTTTATTTATTGAAAAATGATGAATTGGTTCTCGGCCCTTTTCAAGGAAAGGTTGCTTGCTCAAGGATCCCTATCGGTAAAGGCGTTTGTGGAACTGCGGTAGCAACTAACTCGACTCAGCGAGTCGATGATGTTCATCAATTTGCGGGTCATATCGCTTGTGATAGTGCGAGTAATTCTGAGTTAGTTGTGCCATTACGTCAAAACGGAACTGTTATCGGTGTACTGGATATTGATAGCCCATCGTTATCCAGATTCAGTGAAATTGATCAACAAGGCGTCGAAACTTTGGTAAAAAGTCTCGAAATTTGCCTAATTGGTTAA
- the proQ gene encoding RNA chaperone ProQ, whose amino-acid sequence MESTEKLTDTNAILAYLYETFPLCFIAEGETKPLKIGLFQDLAERLADDSKVSKTQLRIALRRYTSSWRYLKCVKAGAQRIDLDGNACGELEQEHIDHAAATLKESQDKAKAKRVAQAKSANPAAKTAKKPVKKPVAKRPKPAQSSKPAKEPVVAENLTPAVLTELKPNQRVNVKLGKAPVAGVILDIKKEDVQVQLDSGLTIKVRAEHILL is encoded by the coding sequence ATGGAATCAACAGAAAAGTTGACCGATACCAACGCTATTCTTGCGTATTTGTATGAAACATTTCCTTTGTGCTTTATAGCTGAAGGCGAAACTAAGCCATTAAAAATTGGATTGTTTCAAGATTTAGCGGAAAGGTTAGCTGATGATTCTAAAGTCAGTAAAACTCAGCTCAGAATCGCGTTAAGAAGATACACCAGTAGCTGGCGTTACCTTAAATGCGTTAAAGCTGGCGCACAGCGTATCGATTTAGATGGCAATGCTTGTGGTGAGCTAGAACAAGAGCACATCGACCACGCGGCAGCTACACTAAAAGAAAGCCAAGACAAAGCAAAGGCTAAGAGAGTGGCGCAGGCTAAGAGTGCGAACCCTGCAGCTAAAACGGCAAAGAAGCCTGTTAAGAAGCCAGTTGCTAAGCGTCCAAAACCAGCTCAAAGCAGCAAACCTGCAAAAGAGCCTGTTGTGGCAGAAAATTTAACGCCTGCGGTTTTAACTGAATTGAAACCAAACCAGCGTGTTAATGTCAAATTAGGTAAAGCACCAGTTGCTGGTGTGATTTTGGACATCAAAAAAGAAGATGTTCAAGTTCAGTTAGACTCTGGTTTAACCATCAAAGTTAGAGCTGAACACATACTGCTGTAA
- the prc gene encoding carboxy terminal-processing peptidase → MRKLSLAVSIAGIFVGFSAWAVSPTIQFSELPALKQEPQHKVASKRVTGLFTRSHYHRFDMDDAFSQQVFERYLKQLDYRKNVLLQSDIDSFKPYSTQFDNMLKSGDLSEAYAMFELVQKRRYERFAYALSLLDEEMAFDVPGDKYEFDRENADWPKTEADLNELWRQRVKYDALNLSLTGKNWDEIVTILEKRYNNSIKRLSQTHSEDVFQGVMNAFARTVEPHTSYLSPRNAERFQMEMNLSLEGIGAVLQVDDDYTVIKSLVAGGPAATSEKLSPEDRIVGVGQDGGEIVDVIGWRLDDVVELIKGPKGSKVILEILPKKGGTSAKTFELTIVRDKIRLEDRAATSKVIEPTDGPYANRKVGVIQIPGFYMDLSKDVSKELAELKEAKVEGIIIDLRGNGGGALTEATLLTGLFIEQGPVVQIRDANGRVSQNRDNDGRVTYDGPLTVMVDRYSASASEIFAAALQDYDRALIVGESTFGKGTVQQHKSLGRIYDMYEKPIGHVQYTIAKFYRINGGSTQLKGVTPDIPFPSALEPGEYGEAEEDNALPWDKVPVAQYGTLSEIYPQLIASLDSKHQDRIKTDVEFGYIFQDIAEFKENHDDKTVSLVKTERLAEREDNEKKQLDRANERLVKEGQEKVKSLDDIPDDVEVADAFLDETAYITLDLADIEKLAKNQNK, encoded by the coding sequence ATGCGAAAACTTTCTCTGGCTGTATCCATTGCCGGTATTTTTGTCGGATTCTCGGCGTGGGCTGTTAGCCCAACTATTCAATTCAGCGAGTTACCCGCTCTAAAGCAGGAACCGCAGCATAAAGTAGCCAGTAAACGTGTTACTGGACTATTTACCCGTTCTCATTATCATCGCTTCGACATGGATGATGCATTTTCACAGCAAGTATTTGAACGTTATCTAAAGCAGTTGGATTACCGTAAGAATGTTTTGCTGCAATCTGATATCGATAGCTTTAAACCTTACTCGACTCAATTTGACAACATGTTGAAAAGTGGCGACTTAAGCGAAGCATATGCGATGTTTGAATTAGTACAAAAGCGACGTTACGAACGATTTGCTTACGCATTATCACTGCTTGATGAAGAGATGGCATTTGATGTTCCTGGCGATAAATATGAGTTCGACCGCGAGAATGCGGATTGGCCAAAGACTGAAGCTGATCTAAACGAACTCTGGCGCCAACGCGTTAAGTACGATGCCCTGAATCTTTCTTTAACCGGAAAGAATTGGGATGAAATCGTGACTATCCTCGAGAAGCGTTATAACAACTCGATTAAGCGTCTAAGTCAGACACACAGTGAAGATGTGTTCCAAGGGGTGATGAACGCCTTTGCTCGCACTGTGGAGCCTCATACTAGTTATCTTTCACCACGCAATGCCGAACGTTTCCAGATGGAAATGAACCTAAGCCTTGAAGGCATTGGCGCAGTGCTTCAAGTTGATGATGACTATACCGTGATCAAGAGTCTCGTTGCTGGCGGTCCAGCAGCCACGAGTGAGAAGTTGTCACCAGAAGATAGAATTGTAGGTGTAGGCCAAGATGGCGGTGAAATTGTCGACGTTATTGGTTGGCGATTGGACGATGTCGTTGAGCTGATCAAAGGCCCTAAAGGCAGTAAAGTTATTCTAGAAATTTTGCCTAAGAAAGGTGGTACAAGCGCGAAGACTTTCGAGCTGACCATTGTTCGAGACAAGATCCGTCTAGAAGATCGTGCTGCAACATCTAAAGTGATTGAGCCGACAGATGGACCTTATGCTAATCGAAAAGTCGGTGTTATTCAGATCCCAGGTTTTTACATGGATCTGTCTAAAGATGTTTCTAAAGAGTTGGCTGAATTAAAAGAAGCGAAAGTTGAAGGCATTATCATTGACCTTCGTGGTAACGGTGGTGGCGCCTTAACGGAAGCGACATTATTAACCGGTTTGTTTATTGAACAAGGTCCTGTGGTACAAATTCGTGATGCTAATGGTCGAGTTTCTCAAAACCGTGATAATGACGGTCGTGTCACTTATGATGGCCCACTGACTGTGATGGTCGATAGATACAGTGCATCTGCTTCAGAGATTTTTGCTGCCGCACTACAAGATTATGACCGAGCGCTGATTGTGGGTGAATCGACCTTTGGTAAAGGTACTGTTCAGCAGCACAAGAGCTTAGGCCGCATCTACGATATGTACGAAAAACCTATTGGTCATGTGCAGTATACGATTGCTAAGTTCTACCGTATTAATGGTGGCAGTACTCAGCTTAAAGGTGTGACACCTGATATTCCGTTCCCAAGTGCATTAGAGCCTGGTGAATACGGTGAAGCTGAAGAAGATAATGCGTTACCTTGGGATAAAGTTCCTGTTGCGCAGTACGGTACGCTAAGCGAAATTTATCCTCAGCTGATTGCCAGCTTAGATAGTAAGCATCAAGATAGAATTAAAACTGATGTTGAATTTGGCTATATTTTCCAAGATATAGCTGAGTTTAAAGAAAATCATGATGATAAAACGGTCTCATTAGTCAAGACTGAACGCTTAGCCGAGCGTGAAGACAATGAGAAAAAACAATTAGACCGTGCTAACGAAAGGCTTGTAAAAGAAGGCCAAGAAAAAGTTAAATCATTAGATGATATTCCTGATGACGTCGAAGTTGCAGATGCATTCTTAGATGAAACCGCATACATTACTTTGGATTTAGCGGATATTGAAAAATTAGCTAAAAATCAAAACAAGTAA